The genomic stretch attttccgtcggtctatttccgccactgttgtggccaattaccgacgcccagggaggcgactccacacccaggtccctaactcacgacccgtttattaacggaccggcgccaacggctttacttcctcatgcgatggaaggcgtgatcccagagatttttcgcctaagaaaatctcccggtgtcggctaggattgaatctagaccagttgggttggttgtgagtggatcacgccaccccacaaccatcgacacctatgtcggcggtgggattcgaacccaggcgtcgagcgtgcttggcggagacgttaccaaccacactaggcccccgcttgtttatttgccttgaagaaaggcattttgctgttcaaaattggatttggtgatgacgatctttatgctgccccaacagtgggggaataatggcagtctggcgaggcacgctgagaagaaccgcgctgctactgagacatggtgaccaaccacagcgcatgtggtttatttaatttgacggcagccacaggcgcaacacgctgttacttctgagtgctgtatctgcttctactgctgtcaacgttgtggacggtccatccagctcaccttccgactaatgaatgtagctagttttcccagaaacactcttttatagccgaagggtgctacgtaataggccacgcccttctgttcagttgtctaattctctaatattgtttagacgaattattccacaattcgcattcgatatttgtttccggcgaataaacaccgatggtgctctcacacacgcaacggttttaactcgtattttattgcggtttgtaacatcaagcgatttcgtttgctcgttgttgcgtgttgcattatgttacaacttggcagctgggagacgacgaaattctgttcatgctgattgattgaatcgacttcatatcagtactgcatattcgagttcactgcctttgtgaatgcgttctaacagggcagtttgttattcaaaatcggttatgttgatcgcagcctttgtgctgttcCAACAGTGGgagtattaactaaataaactacaacagaatttgattgctaggatcccgcgaagaatgtttattgtttatttgccttgaaaaaaggcattttactgttcaaaatcggttgctgatcgcaacctttgtgctgccccaacggTGGGGGAGTttagatacacggacaacatgcactgtggaagctatttcaccttctgtaaattagacggccgcgacagatgtaactgctagaatccgcacagaatgcttgcttactttatcaaaaattattaactttcaatgacttgtctatttgccttgaaaaaaggcattttgctgttcaaaattggatttggtgatgacgatcttcatgctgccctaacacgggggaataatggcagtctggcgaggcacgctgagaagaaccgcgctgctcctgagacgtggtgaccaaccagagggctagtgctgctgctgcgggaggacgactgctgttgtcgctgtctagaactattatgagcggcttcggcagaaataggctcttatataggccaaatagtatgttttcaattgcaaggtatatgattctgtcgaccgtgcttgggaagcaagcatataacgaccaatcagaggacgtaatttttgtttaaacaaggcttgacaattatcaatagtacaatagtttgcataatcaatcaacaattttctacatttgggtggatgcgtgtataattttccaaacaattgctgcaaaaatgaaggaaatcggttgagaacaaaccgatttataagcattttcaAAAGGGACacatttcgtccccttttcggtaatagttttcctatttgcatccctatgtggtaggctaaagaaaaacgtagttctacgtcaaaaatcaaaagttaaaaagcttcGACGAAAATCGTTGAACTTCTGAATTACAACGATTAtttcactttatagtcagtaagattgTCCATAAGTTTCAGTAATTATCTTTTTTCTTTTGTGTTTCACTTAACAAATAGGTTTTGAATTTTTCTACATTTACAATTACCTAACAGTGAATCtgttaatataaaaaaaatattagatgtATAGAAAACTGTTGATTTGTTAATGAACGTTTTACTTGTCTAGGCCTCAACTTGAAAAAGTGAagttttattatcattatttgatCAATCCAATTTGGTTAAGTCAATCAATCTAAAAACTCAAAGGTTTCCCATCAAGTATCTGACGTCTCTGAAAACGTTGGTTAGTTAGTTAGTCTGAAATTTCTAATCGAATTGCCCTTTTCAACTGAAAATCCCCGGAACTAATTATTTTCCACAGTGCACATTAATCAGAACCTAAAAAGTTTTACTCGTCTTTTATTTGTGAACAGCCGAACCAAAAATGTGGTTGTTGTATCGACGGTCCTGAACCCTCATTAGTGGTTTGCAATTCATTCCCGTTGCGGGTAGTAATGACGGTACATTTTTGTTTCAACTTCCAACAACTGAAACTGTAGAACGATTGAGGATCTTTTCAGTTGCTTGTATTGATTTATCGTACGAGGACTGTTTCTTTCTACTAAGCCACACATAATAAATAAAACTCCAGATTTTTAGTTCCTTTTAAACAAGAAAGTCTTTAATAGCAAATACGTTCAAAATataaaacgaacaaaaaatattacaacaAAAACTGACTGCTcttagtgatttttttctttctctgtttCCGATGAATCTAAAATCTCATTTCTGAATATCGAACCGGAATTTTGTTCTCATGACAATTTTCCGAACCTTGGGATGCTGTCGATGGTGACACGGAATGGTTGTTGGGTGGTAAGAAAAGCAGTTGAACTGGGCACACTACACAACAAGTAAACAGATCAAAATAAGCACTATGAGCTACATTCAGTTGATATCCGCGACCACAGGGGGATATACGTTCCCGGGTGAAGTTGAAATCTAGTGTCCTGAAATCTGCCGTGTTCGCACTAAATGGATGGGAATTATGTTCATTATTCTGTACTAACTATTCTGAACAACAGTTCCGTAATAATAAATGACAAGAATTTCGATTCCAATAAAAGGAATTTTCCGGTGTTCTTTTATATGTTGAGCAATTCGGCTATTTGGACAGATGAAGAATGGTAAAATATTGATAGATGAGATTGATTATTATTTGGATATTCGCTAATAATGGTTACTggattgtttcttttttttgggGTTGAATGGGAATCTTGGGAGTGGGAATAAGCGGCGTTCGGTGGATGAACTTGATGGACAGCATGACCTTATTTAGTCGATGGTTAGTTGCTTGAAGGTACCGTCCATACCAAACAGCTCATCGGCGGTCTTCGGGGCACCCGGGCGGAGCGATTCATTGGCCTTGCTGGCCTCCTGTTCCTTGAACCAGCCGGTGTACTCTCCCAGCTTGGAAcgccactgctcgttcaggtcttTGATCGATCCACAATCACCGCCGTATTCGGATGGCAGCATCGACTTCGGTACGAACTTGTACAGATCGTCCATGCTGCTGTGAATGTGGATACGTTCGCGAATCTTTTCCTTCAAGAAGGGCTTGACAAAGTTGACGATGGTATCGACGATCGGAGAAACGTTAACCACGTGAACTTCCTTCAGTTTAACTGGATAGGCCTCCTGAACGCAGATGAGGAACTTCTTAACCAGTGTGGGAGTGAATTTTGCGAAATGCGTTGGGGTTGCCACGCTTGCGTCCAAAATATAAACGTCACCAGCAACACCGACTGCTTCTTCAGCCAATCGAACATCACCGATCATCAAGGTTAGCTTCATAGATTCGATCACGTTTGGGGTGGTAATGTCCTTATCGGTTCCGCGCAGCATCACCACACGGCAACCGGCTGGGGTCAGTCCTGGTAGTGGCGGCATGTGGCTGTAAAAAAGATTGGTAACTCAATTCGATTTGTCAAGGGATGATAAGATTCTAAGACTACTCACACCACGTTCAAGATCTCTGCCATTTCTGGGCGGTTGACGTCGCGATTGGTGAAGAACTCCGGCACGGCATTACGCATGGTGTAGTACATATCCAACTTCTGCTTGACGCGTTCGATGCTGAACTTGCAGCCACGCAGGAAGGTGCGCAGACGGGCATCGTCCATGTCCTTTGGCAGATGGGGCTGGGTGTCAAGCCACTGGCGGATGATTCCGATGTCGCGTTCAATGTCGGCGGGGTTTGCTGGCTCGCGCAACTCCTCCTTGATCTTAGCGCTAAGCTCTCCGGATGGCTGGACGAGAGTCATCTGTGCGAAAAGAAGTTACagtttgatgaatttttttacTCATAAATAACATAATGATTAGTTTTGATTGTTAAAGTTGCTACCATGCTATTAACGAACTACTAAACGCACCCTACCGAAACCGCAAGCCATCCGAATGCTACCTAACCTAACGGCTCTAGCTGTGCATGAGCGAATTGGCTGGTTGATGTGAATCGAAAGTCTAACAGCACCGGCCGCGGACTCGGTGTTACTTGATTCAATGAAACATTTCGTAACAGTACTTCTCGCTTTGTGGCGGCATCGCGGTGTGTCGAAATGTTTTGCTCTTCTGGTGTTTCTTACCAGCGCAGCGCAGTGGCGTCCTTCATCAATCGTGAAATCTTAGCTATTCGGAGGGGCAACAACCACAGCGGTGCTAGTGGAGGAGCGATGCCAACGAGAAAGAGAAGATCTTTATCGACCGAGTGCTGCTGCAAGTCCTTGGAATCATTTGGCGTTGTTCATGCTGTATGAGAATTTGCCTTCAAATGTATAGTGCCATTTAAGTTTTGATTCAAGCTATTGTGGCAGAAAGGCGGGAAACCATGAATGATTTAATTTTTACTGTATAGTCAAAATGAATTCTAAGccatgattttcaaaaaattgtaaagTTACTCGAGTTGGCATAATTTAGCATCGCCAAACAAGTTATTTTTTCAGGTTTCTCAGGTCCGATAATTCTATCTGAACTGTTTGCATATTCTAATATTCACTCATTTGTGTTGGGTGCGTATGATTTTGTCATCGCAAGACAAGAGGCAAAAAACGTTCAAAGCAAAGCTGATGCTCGCACCAGAATCTAATGAATCTATTATTTTAGTATTCTCATCTTCATTATTTAGTGTTTCGTCAGCACAAAACAGTGTGGATTTGTTGTTAACGAACAGTGAAGTTGGCGCAAGTGCTGATTAGGGTTGGAACCCGGATAACGAATGTATCTTAGCTATGACGTAGCTCTTGTCAAACATATCGTCGAGTTTTTTTCCTATTTACCGATGTTCTGGCCAACAAACACGAATACAATAGAGATTTCTACGCCAGATCACACCAATATAGGCATGGTCGTGTTTGTTCCAGAGGAAAaacagatgaaataaaactcaaacctGGCTAACATCTTGAATAAAAGTTCGCAAGAAGTCATTCTTTGTTACCCACCAGCGTCTTGTTTATTTGCAACCAACAAAAAACATGTATTAGTGAAACCATTGTCCATTGTACATTGTCTCATACTTGTTTAAACTTATATTGATAAGAAATTTCGAGGAACTGTCTTACCTGCTTCAAGCTAGAGAAATGTATCAGCTTTAACTATTAAGTTTAGCTTTTCGTACAGTTCTTGTATGAGATCAGATCATAACGAGTACGAATTGTGCATTCTCCCAATCCTATTGATTAATTAATAGTTGATGAAAGGTTGATATTTGCGTGTTGCCACGACCTTCGTGTGTGGCAAAAACTAATAGTtcgaatcaacaaaattgtatcTGAGAACAAGTTATgatcattttcaaaataatgATCGCCATAAATGGAGCATTATGACTGAAAAAGCATAAAAAATTTGGTAATAAAAATTTACAATCGTTAAATTTTGCTTAGGTGAATTTTAATAATCGAAAataaatgcatttgggaagtaTATTTGACGAATATATTTAAAGAGCTGTCAGAATTAAAAGGTAaggcttttttaatttttttttaattgcggTGTTTACTAGTTTTGACATTCGGTAGTAATTTCTGCatcaaaagaaaatgaaaattttgcaacttttgagcaactttttattattttttcgtcTTATGATCGCGCATTAGACAATTACGCGTACAGGGTGttcaacaaacaatatcgcacgctagcctgggagctaatgcggtctcgatcaactagattagttgagaaaattcgttatcgatattgtttttggcacattttccatgtgtaggataagtacaacgatacaccgtgccccagtgctgagtcgagaaaatttccagctcgaaaagatcctcgactcgatcgggaatcgaacccgatatcacaactgtgtgggagagctagccgaccgacatcgctaaccacagagccacggggaccacgtaaAACACGTAAGAGTATGGAATTGATATCACCTAAAAAGCTATCAACTCACCAAGTTGCCCAGATTATTgtcaaattgaaaaatattgggcGATATTCAAGAgcaagttgaaaaaaaatggcaGAACGGTAAAAAAACTAGCGTCGAGTAAACAGTTCCACTGGGCAGAAAATGATGAGCGGTATTAAACGAATAGTGCGTGAATTCATCCGAAGCTCAGACGAATAATTCTGAATTTTttctttaaggtgaaacctcattgaatccaaaaattaccgatttcgagtcaccacttcgaattttcgaaagcacaagactcggaaatagttaatgcgttccctgtgaaaatgctattttatatttgctgtggtgaagcaaacataaaatataattttcatagggaacgcaatgagtatttccgaatcttgtgcttttgaaaatttgaaatgatgacTCGAagttggccatttttggattcaatgaggtttcaccttaaaggtATATTGGTTGCTGCTGCTGAGATTCTTCTACATGTTCTACATGGATCAAGCTTCAAACCAATTAAACAAGCTCCAAGATCAGGGATGGACCAGGTACGTGCCACGTACGTTTCTTTTGAGTAACGTTTCAAGCTCGTCATACAGCACAACAACGAGGGTGCTCTCAGCCGCGACAAGGCGCGACAGCTGATCATCGTCACATGCAACCATTTGCGACcaggctgctgattggctgaatccgataacgcaatcgtcacgtagaaaatacagcgaggttacttttcactttaaCGCAGTGTTGCTGTAGAGTCATAGTTTAGgcattataattgttcataaatgatgatgcaaaagtatgcaaggtacatgatatcatcgagtaatgtatttcactgttctaactttaaaaatgcattgattaattgttttttactttttcggttgaagtcagggggtaccaagaaacttaggaagaaaaaaattgataatagaactatgctttattgaacataaaataataaataaaaattgcgTATTATTCGCCGATGTATATTACATtttgaatttgttttattttaattgacCTGAAAAGTTGTTAAatataatcattctggcatcaacggtgtataacgttaaaaaaaattccaacggggatgacggccgttacgaaaagaaaaataagaagccagctgtcacgtcttgtcttagctCTCAGCTAGTATGTGTAAAAGTTCTCAATAAAAATAGGCACAGAAACGAAtatcttgattttttttaacacatttttcaagtgtattcgaacttattgagcaCCCTGTATGTGTTCCTGCGGGGGAACATACAATCAAGCGTTGCAATAAATGTGTTAGCCAGACGACACCCGGTGCATTTGAATTGGTGCAACGTCAGGTTCATTTCAGTACCCTTCACACACTTCATACACAGAATCTCTTCCGTAGCATTCCAGTCTAGAATGTCTATTTTGGAACCGCTAGTATTTTGGTCATTAGCCTACCTCACTGAATACTGATTGACATAAGCGCTAACTTAGGAAGAGGAGAAGCAAGGGGAAAGGgcccttgaaaaaggccaccaaaacggccgaaacgtcgagCAATTTTGCTAGATTGTCGTGTATTTTCTTCATAAAGACTGAGAATGCCAAAAAACAGACTAACCTTTgcaaatgattttcaattgaaatcgaAGTTTAACAGCGCcttcacagagaacagacgtttatcttattttcaaaaaaaacatgtaaaacatgcaatgggacacccgaaacaatgttcaattctaagagatggcgctgcagtggtagtggtagtaaaatcgaaatttcaacgagcattttgcttaatgatcagaaaaactgctattagttactctgtttttatattacagtaaggtcgctttttacgcggtttttttacgcggattgctttcctccattactcaaaaacggtacaagatatcgacctcattttaatcacgttttccgtttcaggccatgagtgatcatatatcagttttcaaaaagctttacaatttttggtgtaagtactcaaaatttgaaatacaggtcggactcgattatccggagttttgaaaaacatttcgctccggataatcgaatcctccggataatcgagccatttttaattttttaatatctctcatttagaacagtgagttttctattatagtATGTTGTACACAATACTTGTGCcgacgaaataaattaaaaattgtctttagactgtttgtcggcgtttgttatacatatatacgtaataataaattatgttatattgattatctcgaagatgtaaaaaccaaataaaataaaGCAAAACTACCATTAGAAAGACAGCTTTTGCTTCGAGAgattaaagaaaatatttttcagaaaatataatagaatttgatttgatttaggtatttatctgttttattatcttaaataTCGAGAATAATTTAGGTGTTACATATACCGACCCTGTTTTATTTTCACAACACTCATGATTTTTCATTCTGTTTCCTAAGTAACCTATAACGACCTAGACGCTCGACATGACCATTACTGGGCCACTTTGCGGATTTCAAATCGTTAttgatttcgcttgatgagttttggcTCAATAATCCAGGAGTATCCGGAACACCACCGAGACAGGCCACTTtgtggttctaagtactgcattGATCGTGGCCtttatattacagaaatatGTTCCGGCCATAAATTGGAAACCGGTTGACCAATAGTGGTTGTCCTCATCGGCAACTAAAAACCATAAAACCTTGCTTTTGGAGGTTgttgagtaagaattggttgaaggaacgaaAAGAAAACTGCCTAAAACGAACTACCTAAACAGAACGGGGCAttgttgatacaattttgtacaaCCCCGAAACTCCCAATGATCCGAAAGGCAAAAGTACATTATAgaaatacagaagaaaaaaaatactccggataatcgagccattttctccggataatcgagccccggataatcgggcccccggataatcgagtctccggataatcgagtccgacctgtattgatttttgaattctAGATTGGCCAccatcatattcaaacgaggttttaacgttttaggacggttttctttgttatatttgcaactagaaaaagtcttttttttacgcgggcccatacaaatttggaacacatcccccgcgtaaaaaacgaccttagtgtattttaactttctagtacttacttttactatattcaatctatttttatcaaacaacttaattttgctgTACTACTATATTGAGTCAACGGAGTTGTATGAAAAAATGGATGGCATATAGTAAAAGTAactactagaaagttagaattATATAGAAACAAggtaactaatagcagtttttccggtcaataagcaaaatgctcgtggaaatttcgattttactaccactaccactacagcgccatctcttagaattTAACATTGTTTCGGGTGCCCCATTGTCATTTCACCGTAAGTGGTAATGGTCCTGCTGTGCGGCGCTCGCGTCAATGATAAACCAAGCAGTGATActgggcaccacaagacagatgtcgttagtgaaTTTTCGTATTTTAATTGAAGTTTTTACACAcaatttccaaatttttttatatgaacataaatgtctgttctctgtggcgCCACTATCGACTGacgattttaaattgaaaataaagtgacaCTAAAAAACACTACGTAAGCGCTCGGAAGGTGTCATCCAATGGAGTGATTGGGTGAAAGTAATGATTCATACATTGCGTTAATCATTTCGTCAaatgaaacagcaatcagaatcaaacaaaccgatgAACACCAGACAGATAAAACTCGCAATAAAACTTGACGTTTgataacgaaaatattcatcGTGATTGGATGATAGAAAGAAATGAatagaaaattttaattgattGCGCGAAATGTTCAGTTTTTTTCTACGCTTAAAAACGTGACGCAAGGGATGTGTGGTTTACATTAATTGATATTGATCAAGCTGATAACTAATTGATCATGAATATTTCAAGTTTAAATATATAATATCTACAGTACCTAACTCCAAGTTTGaaggacgttgttgtttaagtACAGCTAAAAATATTCGTATCCCAACCCAGAAATCAGATTAAGTTTCAATCTTTATGAACTTTGTTACCAACATTCATGACCTCAGTTCCAGTCAGTTTGGTGCTATCGTTCGGTAATTTTAAAACCATGTTCAAAGAGCAGAAATCCGATGCTAATAGTGACCTAAACCGAACCCAGTGTTGCTCTTCGACCGTCAAACTAGCAAGGTGCAGGTAATTAAACTAGCATGAGCTTTACTTCCAAGCGAGAGCGGAATCAAGTCATTCCGGCAGCCGGAATAGTCTGGTATGGAGTGGCTTACCATAGAAACTAGGGTACATAATGCATTTCTGCTCGGCTTGGGAATATGTTAGACTGCACCGTAAACGTACACTCGATGAAATGATGAAAACCAATCGCTGTAGTTATTATGTTCGAACGTGGCTGCACGCCTCTTGATCGGCCTAAAACACCTGCCTTTACCTTGTGGAAATAGATATACCGAGCGTCGAAAGCAATCATGGTCCAATTATTTGAGCTATCGTGCTGTGTACGGACCGTCAAAAGTAGTGGCAAAAATTGTGGCAACCAGACAGGGATCAGCTACAACAGTACTGTGCTCATTCTCAGTTTGGAAGGGCGCATTTCTGCGCGATTGCCGTTGATGCTTTTTTTTAATGATAGAGTGCGGTGATTGCTTGGGAGTCATTATAGACCACCGCCGTCAGCTAGTGCGCGATCGATCGGTGGAAAGCCTGGAGCAGTGATTGATGGAATGGAGGTAGAAGAGGAGAGTAAGCTTGAGCGCAAATCGGTGAGGAACAGGTGAAGGCCAGTAGGCCAAATCAGCCGCGCTGTCTCTACCAATTGTTAAATCCATTTGAAGTTGCGTAACTTGGTCATTGTTTTTGATGTCAGATTTAAGTGAGACGTGATGGATTACTTCTGATATAAGTTCTGCGAGCAATATTTCAACCACGTTCCAACGTCTCCTGACAAGCGTGTATATTCTAAAGGGTTTAGCTTCACATCGAACGTAAGCTCAATCTACCTGTGGGTATGTTTCCTCGCATTAAAAAGCGTCAGGTCGTAATATTTTAACGATGCGTTTTAACGACTTTGCTGAATCGTGACACTCGACATAGCTCAGTGGGATGGAAACAGTTAACAGATATTGCAATCGCACTACCTTTAATTTCGTTTTTGAAACGAAAGAAGTAACAACCGAAATGTCTCTTCAACAAGTTGAGTGCTGTGCTAGAAAACAATCATCAACGtgcaaaaacataaaaaactctACACTCATTAagcaaattataaaaacaaaaactttcaaCTTTACGATGTTCAAATTGCTGTTGACTTTTGAGCAACAATACAAAAATTAGCACGAGCACGTTTGTACATCGTTTTTGTTATTGCAGCATTTAAATTTTTGTCGGCGGTCTCACTAACCTAGTGTTCCGGTGACTAGTCTTTTATATAGAGTAAGTCAACACCCGAGGACTAACTCATTTGAACCGCTGGACCTAGCATATGCTTGAAGTTTCCGAAATGTATGGAAGTGATGATACTTCTGtggtctttgtttttttttttgcacaacgAGGAAGAAAGGAAAACACCGAAAAAAATGAGCCAAATAAAAAGGTTCGTCTGCTTCGCGGATGAGCATTTCATGAATAATTGATGAGCTCCGGTCGGTCGGAGTGATGAAAGCCAACAAGCCAACCGGAGAGCATGAAAGATGTTTTTCTTCGAAAAGCTCAACGGCAGAAAGGAATTTTCCCTGGCGGAAATGCTGCACATCCGATGCTCAGCCACCTTTTAGGTTGAAAATGGTCATGAATAGTGCTTGCGagctcttttttgtttttttttttcttatgaacATTGAATCCAAATTGCAAAGTTTTCTATCGATTCAACTTGGTGGAAGTTTTTACCATCCATATTGACATTCAGATAGAATTCATTAATAAATCACGGACACTTGTTAAGCTCATTGAAaagaaaatgtaaaatattctTACAAACTTCAGAACcgactgatttttctttcaaaagattttCTTGAAAGAAGACGAAACTTCCGCTATTTAA from Wyeomyia smithii strain HCP4-BCI-WySm-NY-G18 chromosome 3, ASM2978416v1, whole genome shotgun sequence encodes the following:
- the LOC129726966 gene encoding alpha-tocopherol transfer protein-like isoform X2, with the protein product MTLVQPSGELSAKIKEELREPANPADIERDIGIIRQWLDTQPHLPKDMDDARLRTFLRGCKFSIERVKQKLDMYYTMRNAVPEFFTNRDVNRPEMAEILNVVHMPPLPGLTPAGCRVVMLRGTDKDITTPNVIESMKLTLMIGDVRLAEEAVGVAGDVYILDASVATPTHFAKFTPTLVKKFLICVQEAYPVKLKEVHVVNVSPIVDTIVNFVKPFLKEKIRERIHIHSSMDDLYKFVPKSMLPSEYGGDCGSIKDLNEQWRSKLGEYTGWFKEQEASKANESLRPGAPKTADELFGMDGTFKQLTID
- the LOC129726966 gene encoding alpha-tocopherol transfer protein-like isoform X1, giving the protein MAPTIHKEENFSTTNLKWKMTLVQPSGELSAKIKEELREPANPADIERDIGIIRQWLDTQPHLPKDMDDARLRTFLRGCKFSIERVKQKLDMYYTMRNAVPEFFTNRDVNRPEMAEILNVVHMPPLPGLTPAGCRVVMLRGTDKDITTPNVIESMKLTLMIGDVRLAEEAVGVAGDVYILDASVATPTHFAKFTPTLVKKFLICVQEAYPVKLKEVHVVNVSPIVDTIVNFVKPFLKEKIRERIHIHSSMDDLYKFVPKSMLPSEYGGDCGSIKDLNEQWRSKLGEYTGWFKEQEASKANESLRPGAPKTADELFGMDGTFKQLTID